GCGGCCGCCCACAGCCGGGTGTTGCAGTATTTCTCGTGGATAGCCATCAGCGGCAGCTACCTCCTTACTCTCCCGGAGTGCTTGCATATTGTCTATATAAAAACATTCAGAGTGGGATGTGTGAGGACGGGAAGGCCGTAGCTGCGACCATGGGCGGTCGCACCTGGCAGCTTTCTATAACAGACGAATGGGCACAATGGAACTCGGAGGGACAACTGGTACTGATTAGTCAACCCTACAGTCAGCCCCCGGGTGTTTTGGATTGGATAACCTTGCGCAGGATAGAAGGTGCACTTACTTCTCATCCGGACATTATGGATAGCGTAGTCCGCAGCTTTACTCCGATTGGGGAGCAGTCATCCTGTTTGGGAGCATGGATTGTTTTGCGCGACAGTCACGTGACATCGTTACCAACTACGCTAGATCCCCATTTAAAAGAGCACCTTCCAAGAGAACTGATACCCACGCACTTTGCACTTGTTACCCGATTCCATTTGGATCCTTTCGATCAGATAAATTCACTATTTCTAGCATCTCCAAAATTTCAGCCTATACTCGCTTCAACCGTTCCTCCCCAAGGAGAAGTAGAGGCTGGTGGTTACCTCCATCCCAATCCTGCCACAGGATCCCTACGACAGTCACCTATCGTAACACTACAAACAGGAACCAGTGGAAGTATAGCACTCTACTTCATTCACGCCGGCCGTGGTCTCGCCGAAGACTACCTCCCCATAGCTCAATCCTTGTCCAACAAATATGCCATACACTGTTTTATGGTTTCTCCTAGCAAACTATCAGCTTCCTTGGCTACCGTAGAGGAGATCACCTGCAGTTCGGCACTCGTTCTTCGAAAGCATCTCTCGGGTGATTTTGTTCTTGTCGGTATTGGTGTTGGGGCAGTGTTTGCTTGGGAGCTAGCTCATCAATTAGATCAGGAGGACGAAAAAAGCTTGTCCCTTATCCTTTTTGACATCCCTCCTATTGGTCGTAAACCTGCAAGGTGGCTACGAGGTCTAAGAAAAGCGTTCCTTAGGGAGAAAACAGGTCCAAAGGACCTGGTAGAAATAATTGCCGAATATCAACCCCCAGCGCTCCAGAGAGGACCTTATTTTTTTGCTAGAGGGAAACCTGACCCCCAGTGGTGTCAGCGCTCCCCAATGGGAATATGGAGCCAACTCTATCTCGAGGGAAGATCCCCACTGGACAAGCCAGCCGAGGTGGCTAGCCTCCTCACTGGGGTTCTTTCTGCACTCTAAAGCTGTTCCTTAGTGTCCAAGGTAGGCCTTTCGAACCTGAGCATTCTTGCGTAATTCCGCACTCCTTCCACTGAGAGCCAATTTGCCAGATTCCAGCACACAGGCAAGATGGCTGACTTGCAGTGCAAGATTCGCGTTCTGCTCGACAAGAAGAATCGTCGTGCCCCGACGTTCATTAAGTTCAATTAGCCGCTGAAAAATAGTTTCTACAAGGATCGGGGCAATGCCTAATGAGGGCTCATCAAGCATTAACATCCTTGCTCCACTCATAATCGCTCTGCCAATGGCTAGCATTTGCTGTTCCCCACCGGAGAGGGTTCCTGCCTGTTGATCGAGGCGCTCTGCGATATGGGGGAAGATTGAAAAGACGTAATCTTGATCTGCAGGCAATGTACAGTGGTTTTTTCTTCGGTAGGCTCCCACTTTTAAATTTTCTCGGACAGAAAGATTTGAAAATATCATCCTCCCCTCTGGTACATGGGAAAGCCCCCTATCTACTATTAAGTAAGGGGGCAAACTTGAAATGTCCTCCCCATCAAATTGAACACTCCCGGCTGTCAGTCGATTCAATCCAGATATGGTGCGTAGCACAGTAGATTTTCCCGCGCCATTTGCGCCAATTAGCGTGACAATTTTCCCTTCTGGGACTTCAAAAGAGACTCCGTGAAGGGCCTGTACTGAACCATAAAACACACTAAGATTTTCCGCTATAAGCATCATGCTGCCGTTTTTACTATCTCCTACTTGCCAGGTGGCAAGGGACGCCCAAGGTATGCTTCAATTACCGTGGGATTAGATTGAATGTCTTCGGGAGTCCCCTCGGCTAGCAATTTACCTTGTTCCATCACTAGGATTCTCCGACAAATCCCCATGACAAGAGGCATGTCATGCTCTACTAGAAGAACGGCAATTCCAAAACGTTCCTGAACAAAACGGATAAGCTGCATGAGCTCCTCCTTTTCAACTGTATTCATCCCTGCAGCAGGTTCATCCAGCAAGAGGAGCTTTGGCTGTGTAGCCATAGCACGTACAATTTCTAATCTCCTCTGTGACCCATAGGGAAGCGTGATGGCAAGACGTTCCCCCGCTCGTTCTAGCCCAAAAATTTTCAGCAATTCTAGGGCTTTCTGCTGCACTTCAGCCTCTTCTTTTAGGAATTTAGCCCCACGGGTAATTGCGTGTAACCAGCTATGACTCAGGTGCAAATTAAACGCCACTACCACATTCTCAAGCACAGAGAGCGAACGGAATAGACGTACATTTTGAAAAGTACGCGCCATTCCCATCGCGGTTATTTTGCTAGCGCGTAGCCCAGAACAAACCTCCCCTTCAAAAAGAATTTCCCCTGAAGTAGGAGAATAAATGCCGGTCACTAGATTAAATACGCTGCTTTTCCCTGCGCCGTTGGGACCAATCAATCCTAAGAGCTCCCCTTCTTTTACCCGAAAAGATATACTCGCCACGGCATGTAACCCTCCGAAACGAAGTGCACAATTGCGAACCTCTAGAAGATGATTTCTATTCATGTTCTTCTCCTGCGAAAGGCCCCTTGCTCAAAACATTTCCCTATCCCCCCTAGCAACCCCTGCGGACGTAAGATCATAAGAAGAATAATCATAAGAGAGTAGGCTACCATTCGATAACTCCCCAGCTGTCGGAGCCATTCATTGAGCAAAGTGAGAAAGATTGCTGCAAGGGTAACACCGCCTATCTGACCCATCCCACCTAGCACTACCATAACCAGAATTTCGATTGATTTCAGGTATGTAAAACCATCCGGACTGATAAACTCGACACTGTGTGCGTAGAGCGCTCCAGCTATCCCGGAAAAAAAGGCCCCCCACACGAACGCTGTAACTTTATAAGCTGTGGTATTTACACCCATGCTTTCCGCTGCAAGTTCATCATCCCGTACGGCGTGAAAACCTTTTCCATAGGTGGAACGAACCAGAGAAAAGGAAAAATAAACGACAATTGCCGCTGTACCAATACTCCAAAAGAGATTGGTTGCTGGAACGACTGCCTCCATCCCACGTGCTCCCCCCACTGCTTCCGTATTCTGTAGAACCACTCGGATGATTTCCCCAAATCCAAGCGTCACCAAGGCCAAATAATCTCCCTGCAGGCGTAGAGAGGGGACACCAACAATCCATCCCGCCAAGCCAGCGGCCAATCCACTTGCAAACAACACGGGAAAAAACGTCACCTGTGACCAGAAAGAAGTCCCAGTGAATTGCGTGTCTGGAAACCAGGAGGGGAGACCGTAAGAGGTAATAGAAGCTGAAGTATAGGCGCCAACTGCCATAAAAGCCGCATGGCACAGAGAGAACTGACCAGTTTCTCCCATCACTAGATTTAGGCTAACAGCTAACGTGGCATAGATGGCAGCAAGTGTGAGGACCTGAACATAATAAGGGTCGAGCAATTGATCAGAAAAGTAGGACAGTGCCCAGCCAATGCCAATGGTCACAAACAACGCGAAGCGTGAGTAAAGTTTGATAAACCCTAAAATCATCCCGTTCTACGTGATAAAAAACCTACCTGAATCGCAAGCTACCGTGGCTACCCATCTAGAAGATTCCGAATTGCAGCGGGGGCCTCCCACAAGGCGCCCTAACACCTGACAAGATCAAGCAGAAGTGGAAGGTAGGAGGAACTATTAGCAACATCCTCAACGGCAGCACGGACAAGCGTGCCCCCAGGTCGGGAGTGAGAGAGTAGCAACCGGCCAAAAATTTTCAAGCGAAGACACTCCAGCGTTGCAGAAAAAGACGGGTAAATTCATTCCCCTTAATAGTAAGGGGATGTCTCTTCGGAGAAGAGAGGTGGTGAAGCAGCATGATATTCCTGGATGCTCCGCACTGAAATAGGAGCACAACGCATAGCACGGATGGCTTCTAAACTAGCCTGTGCAGCACGCAGGGTAGTAATAACTGGTATGCGAGCAGCGACGGCTGCCATGCGGATGAGAATTTCGTCCTTCCTAGGCTGCCGACCACTGGGTGTATTAATGATCAAATGAACCTTCGATTCTTGGATCCTATCTAAGACATTTGGATAGCCCTCGGCCAGCTTTACAAGACACTCGGCTTGGACTCCACGGGACCCAAGAAATGCCGTCGTGCCGTGGGTTGAGAGAATTCGGAAATTTAGGCGACAAAATTCCAGCGCAATAAGAGCAATAGCGTCTTTATCTATGTCCCTTACACTAATGAAGACGTTGCCCTGAGAAGGAAGGGCCGACTGAGCCGAGATTTGAGCCTTAGCGTATGCCACCCCGAAATCTCGATCAATCCCCATCACCTCCCCGGTGGATCGCATCTCTGGTCCTAGAAGGATGTCGACTCCTGGAAATCGCGCGAAGGGAAATACCGCTTCTTTTACGGAAAAGTGCGATGGAACAACTTCCTTAATAAAGCCTAACTCGCAGAGCTTACGACCAACCATGACCTTGGCTGCAAGTTTTGCTAGCGGCACCCCAATAGCCTTACTAACAAATGGAATGGTGCGGGAAGCTCTAGGGTTTACTTCCAGTACGTACGCCTCCCCATTCTTCACAGCAAATTGGATGTTCATAAGGCCGACAACGTTAAGCTCGCGTGCAACAGCCTTGGTGGCTTCCTTAAGGTGCTCTAAAACTGTTGGTGAAAGCGAACAGGAGGGAATCATACAGGCGCTATCGCCGCTATGAATCCCAGCTTGCTCGATGTGTTCCATAATACCACCCACCACGCAGAGACTCCCATCGCTAATACAATCTATATCCACCTCGGTGGCCTCCTCTAGAAAGCGGTCTACTAAGAGTGGTCCTACACAGAAAGAAGGTACAGCGGTGCGAACGTAGCAACGGAGGTCTTCCTCAGAGTGTATAATCTCCATCGCGCGACCACCTAATACAAAAGAGGGGCGAACGAGCACAGGATATCCAATGTGCGCGGCTACAGCTAAGGCTTCCTGCTCACAAGCTGCCGTTCCACCAATTGTTCTGCGCAACCTCAAACGATCGATCATTGCAGCGAAGTACCTACGATTTTCTGCTGCTTCAATACTATGGGGCTGCGTTCCAACAATAGGGATACCTGCCGCCTGCAGGGAAGTAGCCAGATTAAGTGGTGTCTGACCTCCAAACTGGACAATTGCGGCATCACAGTTTTCCCTTTCATAAACATTGAGAACGTCTTCCAGTGTCAGCGGCTCAAAATACAACTTGTCACTCGTATCGTAGTCAGTGGAAACAGTTTCTGGGTTAGAATTAACCATGATAGTCTCAATTCCCTCTTCTCTAAGAGCGAAAGCTGCGTGGACACAACAGTAGTCGAATTCAATCCCCTGCCCAATTCTGTTAGGGCCACTTCCAAGGATCATTACTTTTTTTCGAGAGCTTGGATAAATTTCGTCCTCATCACCATAGGTGGAATAGTAGTAGGGTGTGTGGGCTGCGAATTCCGCCGCACAAGTATCCACCAGTCGATAAGTTGGAACAATACCTTGGGCTTTGCGGCGATTGCGGATTTCCATCTCGGAGGTGCCTGAAAGAAAGGCAAGTTGGCAGTCGGAAAAACCCATCTTTTTTGCCCGTCGGAGGGGGATCTTTGTGGGGTTTTGCTGAAAGGATCTCTCCTCGTCCACGATTTGCTGGATATGCCGAATAAACCAGGGATCAATGCCAGATAATTCAGATACGTGCTTTTCGCTAAACCCAGTCTGTAGAGCATATCGTAGAAAGAAAATTCGCTCAGCACTGGGAATTTGTAGTCGCTTTTTAATAACATCCAGGTCGGGGGTTCCGTCCCCCAACAATGGGGGATTGTCCCTACCATCACTTCCTAGACCAAGTCTACCAATCTCTAGGGATCGAATGGCCTTTTGCAGCGACTCTTTTAGGGTACGGCCGATAGCCATCACTTCTCCCACACTCTTCATTTGCGTAGTCAAAGTTGAGTCCGCCATGGGAAACTTTTCAAAAGTGAACCGTGGGATCTTGGTAACCACATAATCAATTGCTGGTTCAAAGCAGGCCGACGTCTTCCGTGTAATATCGTTCTTGAGCTCATCTAGACTATACCCAACGGCGAGCTTGGCAGCAATTTTAGCAATGGGGAAACCTGTCGCTTTAGATGCCAGTGCTGAAGAACGTGAAACGCGAGGATTCATCTCAATGGCCACCATACGTCCAGTCTGTGGATTAACTCCAAACTGGATGTTAGCACCACCGGTTTCCACACCAATGGCCCTCATGATTGAAAACGAAGCATCCCGCATGGACTGATATTCTTTATCTGTAAGAGTTTGAATAGGGGCTACTGTGATAGAGTCGCCGGTATGAACACCCATAGGATCCATATTTTCAATGGAGCAGACTACTACACAGTTATCAGCGCAGTCGCGCATTACCTCCATTTCAAATTCCTTCCAACCAAGCAGAGATTCCTCAACGAGGATCTCCGAAACTGGGGAAAGAGTGAGTCCTTGTTGAACAATCTCTTTAAACTGTCGATAGTTATTAGCGATCCCTCCTCCTCCCCCTCCCAAGGTAAAAGCCGGACGGATAATAAGCGGAAATCTTTCAATGCGCCCTGCAATAGCAAGTGCTTCTTCCATGTTGTGAGCTATACCAGAGACCGGTACATCCAACCCAATGGCCAACATTATTTCTTTGAAGACCTGGCGGTCTTCGCCTTTCCGGATTGCAGTGGCGCTTGCACCAATTAGTTGTACCCCAAAACGTTGCAGGGTGCCGTCTTGCGCTAGAGCAATAGCGACGTTAAGAGCCGTCTGTCCCCCAACAGTAGGGAGAACGGCATCTACTTTTTCCCGTTCTATAATCATTGCTACTATCTCAGGTGTGATCGGCTCGATGTAAGTGCGTACCGCAAATTCTGGATCAGTCATAATGGTAGCCGGGTTGGAATTAATAAGGACCACCGCA
This DNA window, taken from Candidatus Xiphinematobacter sp., encodes the following:
- a CDS encoding ABC transporter ATP-binding protein, with the translated sequence MNRNHLLEVRNCALRFGGLHAVASISFRVKEGELLGLIGPNGAGKSSVFNLVTGIYSPTSGEILFEGEVCSGLRASKITAMGMARTFQNVRLFRSLSVLENVVVAFNLHLSHSWLHAITRGAKFLKEEAEVQQKALELLKIFGLERAGERLAITLPYGSQRRLEIVRAMATQPKLLLLDEPAAGMNTVEKEELMQLIRFVQERFGIAVLLVEHDMPLVMGICRRILVMEQGKLLAEGTPEDIQSNPTVIEAYLGRPLPPGK
- a CDS encoding branched-chain amino acid ABC transporter permease, which produces MILGFIKLYSRFALFVTIGIGWALSYFSDQLLDPYYVQVLTLAAIYATLAVSLNLVMGETGQFSLCHAAFMAVGAYTSASITSYGLPSWFPDTQFTGTSFWSQVTFFPVLFASGLAAGLAGWIVGVPSLRLQGDYLALVTLGFGEIIRVVLQNTEAVGGARGMEAVVPATNLFWSIGTAAIVVYFSFSLVRSTYGKGFHAVRDDELAAESMGVNTTAYKVTAFVWGAFFSGIAGALYAHSVEFISPDGFTYLKSIEILVMVVLGGMGQIGGVTLAAIFLTLLNEWLRQLGSYRMVAYSLMIILLMILRPQGLLGGIGKCFEQGAFRRRRT
- a CDS encoding ABC transporter ATP-binding protein, coding for MLIAENLSVFYGSVQALHGVSFEVPEGKIVTLIGANGAGKSTVLRTISGLNRLTAGSVQFDGEDISSLPPYLIVDRGLSHVPEGRMIFSNLSVRENLKVGAYRRKNHCTLPADQDYVFSIFPHIAERLDQQAGTLSGGEQQMLAIGRAIMSGARMLMLDEPSLGIAPILVETIFQRLIELNERRGTTILLVEQNANLALQVSHLACVLESGKLALSGRSAELRKNAQVRKAYLGH
- the carB gene encoding carbamoyl-phosphate synthase large subunit; translation: MPKNISLKKILLIGSGPIVIGQGCEFDYSGVQACKALAEEGYAVVLINSNPATIMTDPEFAVRTYIEPITPEIVAMIIEREKVDAVLPTVGGQTALNVAIALAQDGTLQRFGVQLIGASATAIRKGEDRQVFKEIMLAIGLDVPVSGIAHNMEEALAIAGRIERFPLIIRPAFTLGGGGGGIANNYRQFKEIVQQGLTLSPVSEILVEESLLGWKEFEMEVMRDCADNCVVVCSIENMDPMGVHTGDSITVAPIQTLTDKEYQSMRDASFSIMRAIGVETGGANIQFGVNPQTGRMVAIEMNPRVSRSSALASKATGFPIAKIAAKLAVGYSLDELKNDITRKTSACFEPAIDYVVTKIPRFTFEKFPMADSTLTTQMKSVGEVMAIGRTLKESLQKAIRSLEIGRLGLGSDGRDNPPLLGDGTPDLDVIKKRLQIPSAERIFFLRYALQTGFSEKHVSELSGIDPWFIRHIQQIVDEERSFQQNPTKIPLRRAKKMGFSDCQLAFLSGTSEMEIRNRRKAQGIVPTYRLVDTCAAEFAAHTPYYYSTYGDEDEIYPSSRKKVMILGSGPNRIGQGIEFDYCCVHAAFALREEGIETIMVNSNPETVSTDYDTSDKLYFEPLTLEDVLNVYERENCDAAIVQFGGQTPLNLATSLQAAGIPIVGTQPHSIEAAENRRYFAAMIDRLRLRRTIGGTAACEQEALAVAAHIGYPVLVRPSFVLGGRAMEIIHSEEDLRCYVRTAVPSFCVGPLLVDRFLEEATEVDIDCISDGSLCVVGGIMEHIEQAGIHSGDSACMIPSCSLSPTVLEHLKEATKAVARELNVVGLMNIQFAVKNGEAYVLEVNPRASRTIPFVSKAIGVPLAKLAAKVMVGRKLCELGFIKEVVPSHFSVKEAVFPFARFPGVDILLGPEMRSTGEVMGIDRDFGVAYAKAQISAQSALPSQGNVFISVRDIDKDAIALIALEFCRLNFRILSTHGTTAFLGSRGVQAECLVKLAEGYPNVLDRIQESKVHLIINTPSGRQPRKDEILIRMAAVAARIPVITTLRAAQASLEAIRAMRCAPISVRSIQEYHAASPPLFSEETSPYY